Proteins encoded by one window of Cannabis sativa cultivar Pink pepper isolate KNU-18-1 chromosome 4, ASM2916894v1, whole genome shotgun sequence:
- the LOC133036893 gene encoding uncharacterized protein LOC133036893, which produces MAPNWLLRWLDTFTEATLTNIGFSSSDHTPIFLQPDAHHSTFNAPRFRYENAWSREPICAQIVRDCWDMHRNLSLFDKIKFCGDNLTKWASDLTGNFKGRISTSKKKMAQLKQHHNFPLNVEFVNEQNNYSELLAQQEIYWRQRSKQFWLHNGDKNTKYFHANASPRKRNNQILHLKNSAGAWTDWGNGLDQVITSYFSDLFTANCSLQNTVATDVRCSVTNAQNEELLKPVVEEEIKTALFQMHPDKAPGPNGMGPGFFQKHWDIVRADLVKLVTLLPAVFCGS; this is translated from the exons ATGGCGCCTAACTGGCTTCTACG TTGGTTAGACACTTTTACTGAAGCTACTCTCACCAACATTGGTTTTTCTAGTTCCGATCATACTCCCATCTTTTTACAACCTGATGCCCATCATAGTACTTTCAATGCTCCTCGTTTTCGTTATGAGAACGCGTGGTCTCGAGAGCCCATTTGTGCACAGATTGTAAGAGATTGCTGGGATATGCACAGGAACTTATCCCtctttgataaaataaaattttgtggGGATAATTTGACAAAGTGGGCTTCGGATCTCACTGGTAATTTCAAGGGTCGTATTTCTACCAGTAAAAAGAAAATGGCACAACTGAAGCAGCACCATAATTTTCCCTTGAATGTCGAGTTTGttaatgaacaaaataattactCTGAACTTTTAGCTCAACAAGAGATCTATTGGAGACAAAGATCGAAGCAATTTTGGTTACACAACGGGGACAAAAACACCAAATACTTTCATGCCAATGCTAGTCCCAGAAAAAGGAACAATCAAATCTTGCACTTAAAAAATTCTGCTGGAGCTTGGACCGATTGGGGAAACGGTCTTGACCAGGTTATCACCTCTTACTTTTCAGATTTATTTACTGCTAATTGTTCCTTGCAAAATACTGTTGCTACTGATGTCAGATGCTCTGTAACTAATGCTCAAAACGAAGAACTTTTGAAACCAGTTGTCGAAGAAGAAATCAAAACTGCCCTATTCCAGATGCATCCAGACAAAGCACCTGGCCCTAATGGTATGGGTCCGGGATTTTTTCAGAAACATTGGGACATTGTGAGAGCAGATTTGGTTAAACTTGTTACTTTGTTACCGGCTGTTTTTTGCGGGAGTTGA